ACGCCAATGCCCAACTCCGGGAAACCCTGCGCATGATGACCGGCGAGGTCGTCGCGGCCGCGTGTCGTGAGCTGCCCGCCATCGGCCCCAAGACCGACGCCGCCACGGAACGCGTGACGGACGAGCCCACCCTCGCCGACCTGGCCACCGCCATGGCTCAGCTGGCCACCGCCGCCGCACCGCGCACCCCCTGAGCCGCACGGCCTCCCGACCCCGCGGGCCCGGCCCTCTCACACCCCGAACAGCCGCGCCGCGTTCCCGTAACAGACCCCCCGCAGCCACCCCTCACCCATCTCCAGCCGGGTCAGCGCCTCCAGCGCATGGGCGTACCCGTAGGGGATGTTGGGGAAGTCGCTGCCGAACAGCACCCGGTCGCCGAGTTCCGCGAGCCGGCCGCGTTCCGCCCGGGGGAACGGCGCGTCCCGTTCGGAGAAGTCCGTGAAGGCCATCGTCGTGTCGAGGTGCACGCCCGGATAGCGCTGCGCGAGGTCGAGGAAGTCGGCGTACTCCGGCATGCCCATGTGCGCGATGATCAGCCGCAGTCGGGGGTGGCGGGCCAGCACCCGGCCGATCGGCTCGGGACCGGTGTGCTTGCCCGGTGCGGGCCCCGAGCCGCAGTGGATGACCACCGGCACGCCCGCCTCCGCGAGGGCGCCCCACACCGCGTCGAGCCGCGCGCCGGCCGGGTCGTACGCCCCCACCTGCACATGTGCCTTGAAGACCCGTGCGCCGTCCTCGATCTCGGCCCGCACATACGCCTCGGCACCGTCCTCGGGGAAGAAGGTCGCGGTCCGCAGGCAGTCCGGCGTACGGGCCGCGAAGTCGGCCGCCCAGCCGTTCAGCCACTGCGCCATCCCCGGCTTGTGGGGATAGACCATCGACGTGAACGCCCGCACGCCGAAGCCGCGCAGCACCCGCAGCCGCTCGTCCTCCTCGAAGCGGTACGCGATCGGCCACGTCCGGCCCACCAGCGGCCCGGCGGAGTCGAAGTACGCCCAGACCTTCGCCAGCACCCGTTCCGGCATGAAATGCGTATGCACATCGATCAGCCCCGGCAGCCCCAACTGCCGCCAGAACGCGCCGACCTGACCGTCACCGTCCGCCACCCCGGGCCCCTCCCGCCGTGTTCCCCGTCGCCCGCACCGTCACGGCGGGGCCGACCGCGCCGCACGGATTCAGGCCCGGCCGACCGTCCCACCGGCACGCCACCCGCCGGCCGTCTACCTGCACACAGCATCCAATCGCCCCGCCAGGCCCCGGACAACCCACGGCCCCGCCGGCACCGCCCTCAGAACAGCCCCTCCTGCGCCCCCTCCTCCGTCCCGTTCCGCTCCGCCGCCCCGTAGGCGCCGGCCCGTACCGGCACCGTCGTCACCCGCCCCCGGGCCGTCCCCAGGACCCACCCCGACAACACCCGCGCATCCATCACGGCCACCACCCCGCCCGCGCCCTCCCCGGCCAACCGCAGATACACATCCGACCCCGCCCCGGCCAGCACCTCCCCCACGATCTCCGCACCCGCCGTCATCCCACCGAGCTCCGCCACCTCGCCCGGAATGCGGTCGAGCCCGAACAGCTCCGTATGGTCCGCGGCGGCGAACTCCGCCGGCTCCAGCGTCTCCGGCCAGCCGGCCAGCCCCGTGGCCGCCGCGTGCAACCGCCGCAGCTCGGCGATCCGTTCCGGCACCGGCGGCAGCGCCCCGCGCGCCGCCCGCTTCGCCTCCTTCGCGAACCGGTCGGGCACCGCCAGCGCACTCCCCAGCAGCGCCTCCGCCCGCCGCGCCGCCATCAGGGGCCCGCGCCCCAGCCACGCATAGGCCACCGCCCCCTGCTCCACCAGGCGCGCCGGCCCCCGCTCGGCGGCCGTGATCCCCACCTTGAGCAGGCCGGGCCCGAAGTACGCGAGATAGACACCGTACGGACGCGGATCGTCCGCCATCGTGTCCGCGGCCACCGAACGCGAACGGTCCAACTGCGCGCAGCGCGCGCACTGGTCCCTGGCACTCGCCCCGTCCAGCTCCGCCGCATACGGGCACACGATCCAGCGGCCAGCCCGCCGCACGCCCAGGCAGCGCCGCTCGCCCTGCGCCGCGAACGCCAGCGCCTTGCCCGCGGGCAGCATGCTGACCCGCTCCTCACCCCGCTCGGCGCAGTACCACCCCAGCCGCTGCCCGAACCGCCCCTTCGCCCCCGCCCCCGTCCCCGCGCCCGTCCCCGACCCGGGCCCCGCCCCGGACCCCGGTCGCGACCCACCACCTGACCAGCGCGGTCCCGTACATCGCCACACATCGCCAGCGTACGACCACCCACTGACAACGCCCCGCCGCCCACCGACACCACTCGAAGTGAGCCCGTCGAGACGAGGACCGGCCCCACGCAGCCTCACCTCCGGGCCTCACCGCCGGGGCCTCACCTCCGGGGCCTCACATCCGGGATCTCAGCACGTCGACCTCACAGTCCGGCGCGAACGGGTCGAAGCCGTGCTCGACCAGCCAGCGAACCACGAGCAGGCTACGCAGCGACCACCACGCGCGGATCACGTCGAGGTCGACGTCGGTGCCGTAGCCGGCGACGACGTCGCCGAGGTGCTCCTCGTGTCCGAGCGTCAAGGTGGCGAGGTCGAACAAGGCGTCACCCTGGCCCGCCTCGGACCAGTCGATGATGCCCGTGATCTCGTCGCCGTCGACGAACACATGAGAGATCTGCAGGTCCCCGTGCGTGAACATCGGAGTCCACGGCCGGAGCGCGGCCTCGGCGACCTGGCGGTTGCGGGTGACCAGGTCGGCGGGCAGGACACCGTTCGTCACGAGCCACGCGCACTCGCCGTCGAGATCCGCCGCCAACGCGTCGAGGCCCCGGCTGCCCCGGCCGGGCTATCCATGCCGACCAGGATCCCGGGCGGCCGTCCACGCCGCCGGGATTATTGCGGGCACGTGCACGGCTGACCGCGTCCCGCTGCCGGCGGCCCCGTACCGGACACCGACCGCCGACCGGGTCAAGGCCACCCCTTCTGCCAGGAGTCCTAGGCCCCCAGCCCCAGCCCCTCCCCCACGGCCCCCCGGAACGTGCTCCGATAGGCCCGCGGCGACACCCCCAGCGCCGACTGCAGATGCTGGCGCAGTGAGGCCGCCGTCCCGAAGCCCGCCTCGGCCGCGATCCGGTCGACCGTCAGGTCCGTCTCCTCCAGCAACTGCCGTGCGTGCTCGATCCGTTGCCGGGTCAGCCACTGCAGCGGCGAGATCCCGACCTCCTCCCGGAACCGCCGGGTGAAGGTCCGTACGCTCATCGACTCCCGCGCCGCCAGCTCCCGCAGCGACAGCGGCCGGTCCAGGTGCTCCAGCGCCCAGGCCCGCGCCGCACCCGTCGACGACACCTGCGGCTCGGCCATCGGCCGCCGTACGTACTGCGCCTGGCCGCCCTCCCGGTGCGGCGGCACGACGGTCCGCCGCGCCACGTCGTTGGCCACCGCGGCCCCGTGATCACACCGCACCATGTGCAGGCACAGGTCGATCCCCGACGCGACCCCGGCCGCCGTCAGCACGTCCCCCTCATCCGTGTAGAGCACGTCCGGGTCCAGCTCGACCCCCGGGAACAGCCGCCGGAAGTCGTCCACCGACCGCCAGTGCGTCGTGGCCCGCCGCCCGTCCAGCAGCCCGGCCGCGGCCAGTACGAACGCCCCGGTGCAGATCGACGCGATCCGCGTCCCCGGCCGGATCCGCCGCAGCGCGTCGGCCATCCCCTCGCTCAGCAGGCCGGCGCACCGCTCCTCCCCCAGGTCGTAGTCGCTGCCGGAGGCCGGTACGACCAGGGTGTCGGCCTCCGCCAGGGCCTCCGGACCGTGCGCCACATTCACCGTGAAGTCGGTGTCCGTACGCACCTCACCGGGCCGCAACGCGCAGGTCACCAGCTCGTACAGCCGCTCCCCGGACGCCGACCGGGCCTCGCCGAAGATCCGGTGCACGATCCCCACCTCGATCGGCAGCATCCCGTCCCGCACCAGCACCGCCACCCGGTGCCGCCGCCCTCCGGGCAGTCCTGCTCCGCCACCCGCGCCACCGATTCCCCGCACACCACCCATGGCCCGATCCTTGCACACTATGGCCATCCAGCCACTCGTTCGGCGTCCACACCCCCGCCGACAGTGGAGTCATGAAGGTCCT
The sequence above is a segment of the Streptomyces lydicus genome. Coding sequences within it:
- a CDS encoding amidohydrolase family protein; amino-acid sequence: MADGDGQVGAFWRQLGLPGLIDVHTHFMPERVLAKVWAYFDSAGPLVGRTWPIAYRFEEDERLRVLRGFGVRAFTSMVYPHKPGMAQWLNGWAADFAARTPDCLRTATFFPEDGAEAYVRAEIEDGARVFKAHVQVGAYDPAGARLDAVWGALAEAGVPVVIHCGSGPAPGKHTGPEPIGRVLARHPRLRLIIAHMGMPEYADFLDLAQRYPGVHLDTTMAFTDFSERDAPFPRAERGRLAELGDRVLFGSDFPNIPYGYAHALEALTRLEMGEGWLRGVCYGNAARLFGV
- a CDS encoding DUF2797 domain-containing protein; the protein is MLPAGKALAFAAQGERRCLGVRRAGRWIVCPYAAELDGASARDQCARCAQLDRSRSVAADTMADDPRPYGVYLAYFGPGLLKVGITAAERGPARLVEQGAVAYAWLGRGPLMAARRAEALLGSALAVPDRFAKEAKRAARGALPPVPERIAELRRLHAAATGLAGWPETLEPAEFAAADHTELFGLDRIPGEVAELGGMTAGAEIVGEVLAGAGSDVYLRLAGEGAGGVVAVMDARVLSGWVLGTARGRVTTVPVRAGAYGAAERNGTEEGAQEGLF
- a CDS encoding GlxA family transcriptional regulator; its protein translation is MGGVRGIGGAGGGAGLPGGRRHRVAVLVRDGMLPIEVGIVHRIFGEARSASGERLYELVTCALRPGEVRTDTDFTVNVAHGPEALAEADTLVVPASGSDYDLGEERCAGLLSEGMADALRRIRPGTRIASICTGAFVLAAAGLLDGRRATTHWRSVDDFRRLFPGVELDPDVLYTDEGDVLTAAGVASGIDLCLHMVRCDHGAAVANDVARRTVVPPHREGGQAQYVRRPMAEPQVSSTGAARAWALEHLDRPLSLRELAARESMSVRTFTRRFREEVGISPLQWLTRQRIEHARQLLEETDLTVDRIAAEAGFGTAASLRQHLQSALGVSPRAYRSTFRGAVGEGLGLGA